In Procambarus clarkii isolate CNS0578487 chromosome 50, FALCON_Pclarkii_2.0, whole genome shotgun sequence, one genomic interval encodes:
- the LOC123772745 gene encoding protein qua-1-like, with product MSEEGGASVLTRASPHPHCLHTPRCGECWCWCGFTPRPLSHPSHCCQTYWKTLRFDQEFLALLRNYNPTERDEDNKEEPSSAANFWSGHQGENPADNQGEGPAVNRGEGPADDQGEGPADNQGEGPPDNQGEGPPDNQGEGPADNRDEGPADNQGEGPADNQGEGPADNRDEGPADNQGEGLADNQGEGPAEHRGEGPADNRGEGPADIQGEGPADNQGEGPADNRDEGPADNQGEGPADNRGEGPADNQGEGPAENQGEGPADNQGEGLANNQGEGPADNQGEGLADNRGEGPADNQGEGPAENRGEGPADNRDEGPADNQGEGPADNQGEGPADNQGEGLADNQGEGPADNRGEGPADNRGEGPADNQGEGPADNRGEGPADNQDNRGEGPADNQGEDPADSQGEGLANNQGEGPADNQGEGLADNRGEGPADNRGEGPADNRGEGPADNQGEGPADNQGEGPADNQGEGLANNQGEGPADKQGEGLADNRGEGPADNRGEGPADNRGEGPADNRGEGPADNRGEGPADNRGEGPADNRGEGPADSVWRLKCAARSSSTTNSAKEHALLHDRLLNLRGGFAESLRGLMAPATKSVSLTTLGRVAEAPRIISVGEVGELPHQALQQPLLAALKQGSQSLHVSTWVIPG from the exons ATGAGTGAGGAAGGTGGCGCCTCAGTCTTGACGCGGGcttcaccacacccacactgcctGCACACCCCAAG ATGCGGcgagtgttggtgctggtgtgggtTTACACCTCGGCCGCTCAGTCACCCTTCTCACTGTTGTCAGACCTACTGGAAAACCCTTCGGTTTGACCAAGAATTTTTAGCTCTTCTAAGAAATTATAATCCAACGGAGAGAGATGAAGACAATAAAGAGGAGCCTTCCTCTGCAGCTAACTTCTGGTCCGGCCACCAGGGTGAGAACCCAGCAGACAACCAGGGTGAGGGCCCAGCAGTCAACCGGGGTGAGGGCCCAGCAGACGACCAGGGTGAGGGCCCAGCAGACAACCAGGGTGAGGGCCCACCAGACAACCAGGGTGAGGGCCCACCAGACAACCAGGGTGAGGGCCCAGCAGACAACCGGGATGAGGGCCCAGCAGACAACCAGGGTGAGGGCCCAGCAGACAACCAGGGTGAGGGCCCAGCAGACAACCGGGATGAGGGCCCAGCAGACAACCAGGGTGAGGGCCTAGCAGACAACCAGGGTGAGGGCCCAGCAGAACACCGAGGTGAGGGCCCAGCAGACAACCGGGGTGAGGGCCCAGCAGACATCCAGGGTGAGGGCCCAGCTGACAACCAGGGTGAGGGCCCAGCAGACAACCGGGATGAGGGCCCAGCAGACAACCAGGGTGAGGGCCCAGCAGACAACCGGGGTGAGGGCCCAGCAGACAACCAGGGTGAGGGCCCAGCAGAAAACCAGGGTGAGGGCCCAGCAGACAACCAAGGTGAGGGCCTTGCAAACAACCAGGGTGAGGGCCCAGCAGACAACCAGGGTGAAGGCCTAGCAGACAACCGGGGTGAGGGCCCAGCAGACAACCAGGGTGAGGGCCCAGCAGAAAACCGGGGTGAGGGCCCAGCAGACAACCGGGATGAGGGCCCAGCAGACAACCAGGGTGAGGGCCCAGCAGACAACCAGGGTGAGGGCCCAGCAGACAACCAGGGTGAGGGCCTAGCAGACAACCAGGGTGAGGGCCCAGCAGACAACCGAGGTGAGGGCCCGGCAGACAACCGGGGTGAGGGCCCAGCAGACAACCAGGGTGAGGGCCCAGCAGACAACCGGGGTGAGGGCCCAGCAGACAACCAGG ACAACCGGGGTGAGGGCCCAGCAGACAACCAGGGTGAGGACCCAGCAGACAGCCAAGGTGAGGGCCTTGCAAACAACCAGGGTGAGGGCCCAGCAGACAACCAGGGTGAGGGCCTAGCAGACAACCGGGGTGAAGGCCCAGCAGACAACCGGGGTGAGGGCCCAGCAGACAACCGGGGTGAGGGACCAGCAGACAACCAGGGTGAGGGCCCAGCAGACAACCAGGGTGAGGGCCCAGCAGACAACCAAGGTGAGGGCCTTGCAAACAACCAGGGTGAGGGCCCAGCAGACAAACAGGGTGAGGGCCTAGCAGACAACCGGGGTGAGGGCCCAGCAGACAACCGGGGTGAGGGCCCAGCAGACAACCGGGGTGAGGGTCCAGCAGACAACCGGGGTGAGGGCCCAGCAGACAACCGGGGTGAGGGCCCAGCAGACAACCGGGGTGAGGGCCCAGCAGACAACCGGGGTGAGGGCCCAGCAGACAGTGTCTGGCGCCTGAAGTGTGCTGCTCGATCTTCCTCCACAACGAACTCAGCCAAGGAGCACGCATTGCTTCACGACCGTCTGCTGAACTTGCGAGGTGGCTTTGCAGAATCACTTCGGGGCCTGATGGCTCCTGCAACTAAGAGCGTGAGTCTAACAACTCTTGGAAGAGTAGCTGAAGCTCCGCGAATAATATCAGTTGGAGAGGTGGGAGAATTGCCCCATCAAGCACTCCAGCAGCCATTGTTAGCCGCTCTCAAACAGGGCAGCCAAAGTCTTCACGTCAGCACTtgggtgatacctggttga